From Deltaproteobacteria bacterium, a single genomic window includes:
- a CDS encoding MFS transporter produces the protein MATKKPNSANNHALRNLKFFYWEGAFSGLAAGCVDIYAAAYILYLGATPFHIALLISLPTLLGSIIQLTIPGLIEKWGTRKGFVRWGLFVFALLSCVMAFAFLFGNGWGIYFLIFGFCLYEILNQTFLTAWTSWTGDVVPHSRRGEFFGNRTRFNHIAMFITTLAGGFFLSKLVKSGATPAIGFCILYLLGGLFRFLGFWIIQKPTEPPLTHEVGPTEKALVSFFKNIRHPTLGWFLLYGGIVNLVIYMGATYLAPYFLENLKINYSTYSILFCTLILGKFAFYPLWGEMADKEGGKKIFILCSLLFAVYPFLWLFSHAIFYLMLVQIYRAIFWSGYETVSYKFLLDATTNRNRPLFASYTNLFNGILAVGGAMLGTLFFKHSFFTSPYLFVFFMAGGIQLLASVILLPMIREPQRISSTSVRMAAPIAGAEVSPGESIPKV, from the coding sequence ATGGCGACGAAGAAACCGAATTCTGCTAATAATCACGCCCTGCGCAACCTAAAATTCTTCTACTGGGAAGGTGCTTTTTCTGGTCTCGCGGCCGGTTGTGTCGATATTTATGCTGCGGCCTACATTCTATATCTCGGCGCCACCCCTTTCCATATTGCCCTTCTCATTTCTCTTCCCACCCTACTTGGTTCCATCATTCAACTCACCATTCCCGGACTTATCGAAAAATGGGGGACCCGAAAAGGTTTTGTCCGGTGGGGGCTTTTTGTATTCGCTCTTCTTTCTTGTGTGATGGCGTTTGCTTTTCTTTTCGGAAACGGGTGGGGAATTTATTTTCTCATTTTTGGATTCTGTCTATATGAAATTCTCAATCAGACATTTTTAACCGCGTGGACAAGTTGGACGGGTGACGTGGTTCCCCATTCGCGCCGCGGAGAATTTTTTGGTAACCGCACACGGTTCAACCACATCGCCATGTTTATCACCACACTCGCGGGCGGATTCTTTCTTTCGAAACTTGTTAAAAGTGGGGCAACACCGGCCATCGGATTTTGCATTCTATATTTGTTGGGTGGTCTTTTCCGGTTTCTTGGTTTCTGGATTATTCAAAAACCGACGGAGCCGCCTCTCACCCATGAAGTTGGTCCCACAGAAAAAGCTCTTGTCTCTTTTTTCAAAAATATCCGTCACCCCACTCTGGGATGGTTTCTTCTCTACGGCGGCATTGTCAATCTTGTGATTTATATGGGCGCCACTTATCTTGCCCCCTATTTTCTTGAAAATCTGAAAATCAATTACAGCACCTACAGCATTTTGTTTTGCACATTGATTCTGGGGAAGTTCGCTTTCTATCCGCTATGGGGAGAGATGGCCGATAAAGAAGGTGGAAAGAAAATTTTTATTCTCTGCAGTCTGCTGTTCGCGGTTTATCCTTTCCTCTGGCTTTTCTCTCACGCTATTTTTTATCTTATGCTGGTTCAGATTTATCGGGCTATTTTTTGGAGTGGTTATGAAACCGTCTCGTATAAATTTTTATTGGACGCCACCACCAACAGAAATCGTCCGCTCTTTGCTTCTTACACAAATCTTTTTAACGGAATTCTGGCGGTGGGTGGAGCTATGCTGGGAACACTCTTCTTCAAACATTCTTTTTTCACTTCGCCCTATCTTTTTGTTTTTTTCATGGCGGGAGGAATCCAACTACTGGCATCGGTAATTTTGCTTCCCATGATACGGGAACCTCAAAGAATTTCTTCGACTTCTGTAAGAATGGCGGCACCGATTGCCGGGGCGGAGGTAAGTCCGGGCGAATCAATTCCCAAGGTGTGA